TGCCTGACACAGGCTCCCGGAGTATTATACTCATCTTACCCAACAGAAGATGACCTTAAGATAGGCGGGGCCAGGGCAAACAGGGTAGAGATAGTCACGCCCAGATATGAGAAGGTCACGATAGGCATTGACGACACCGACAACAAGGAAGGTGGCGCCACATGGGTGCTCGCTCTGAAAGCCAGCAAGATAGCCTCGTCCATCGACGGCGTACACTCCCTGAACCTCAGGCTCATCCAGCTTTGCCCGAAATCGCCCAACAAGACCACTAACTGCGTCTCATCGGCGGTGACTTTCGCGGTCAGGCCCGATACTGTGGACACACTGATAAAGAGCATAACAGAGACCGTAAGGAAAGAGACTAAGTCTACCAAGACAGGCATTGCGATATATCGCGGCATAGGCATCCCAGCATCGTTAAATGAATGCGGATGGGAGATCAAGAAGAGGCTCGTATCCCTTGAAGAGGTCAACGTATGGGCCGCGGAGAACGGAATAGAGTTCATAGAACTTTTTGAGAAACATGAAGGAAGGATAGGCGCCCTGGCAGCGATCGCCCTCTCGGAAGAAGGCTCGAACGCAGCAGCGCTATACAACGATAAGGCGCTCAACCTGATAAGGAAGTGAACAGAAAATGCTGTGGGATACTATCGTCAAAAGCGCACAGGCGAACAAAGCAAGGATAGCCGTGGGCGTAGGCGAGCAGTATATGGACAAGACCATTCAGGGAGCCGAACAGGCAGCCGAAAAAGGATACGCTTCAGTCATTCTTGTAGGTCCAAAAAGGATGGATACCATCCTTCCCACGGTAGTGTCTGAGAATCCCGAAGCGGAGCTGATAAAGCTGGCCAGGGACGGCAAGGTCGACGGCGTTGTCCGCGGCTCGCTGGGAGCTAACACGACGCTAAAATGCCTGAAGGAGATCATGGGCATAAAAAGAGTGCTGAGAGTATCATTGCTGAAGACGCCGTCGGGCAGGTTCTTTTTCTTCGCCCCTGTCGGCGTGGACGAGGGCTGGACCGTGGAGGATAAGGTCGAGCTTGGAGAGCTTGGTGCCGGGCTTATGCGCAGGTTCGGGGTTGAGCCGAACATTGGTGTGTTATCAGGCGGAAGGCTTGGCGACAGGGGAAGATCGGAGCGTGTCGACAGGACGCTGGACGATGCGGAAGCTGTAGCCAGGATACTCACAGAGAAGGGTATAAAGGCTAAACATGCCGAGATCCTCATCGAGGACGCCGTTAACGAGTATAACTATATCATAGCCCCGGACGGCATCAGCGGCAATCTTATTTTCAGGGCGTTATGCCTGGTGGGCGGCGGAGAAGGATATGGGGCGCCGCTAGTGGGTGCGGACATCGTTTATGTGGATACTTCAAGGGCGGGGACTGGATACGAAAATGCAATATGCCTGGCGAGTGCACTTGTCCTCCATTAATGAAAAATAATCTCGACGAAGGGCTCAAAGGAACACTAATTTTTTAACCACGAAGCGCACAAAGGGCTCGAAGGTGCACGAAACTGCTAACCACAAAGCGCACGAAGGCGAACAAGGAACACTAAACTGCTAACCACAAAGCGCACAAAGGCGAACAAGGAACACAAAGGACTTTTTTAGAAGATTACCATATTTTTTTAAAAAAAATTTTGTGTACCTTACTCGCCTTCGTGCACTTCGTGGTTAACAGTCTAGTGTACCTTACTCGCCTTCGTGCGCTTCGTGGTTAACAGTCTAGTGTACCTTACTCGCCTTCGTGCGCTTCGTGGTTAACAGTCTAGTGTACCTTACTCGCCTTCGTGCGCTTCGTGGTAAAAAAGAACAATATAAGAATTATTTTCCTTCAAGCGATCATTTTGATTTCAGGATCTAATTCGCCGTCAAATCCAAGATCCTTTAACTCTTTCACCTGTGTCATGCAGTCGACTTCATAAGCTTCGTTAAACACATGATAATCAGCCATTTTCAAGAATGCCGCATCTGCGGAGACTGCAGAATCCGAAGCGAATACTCCAATGTCCCCCATTACTTTCCTTCCGGGGCCCGGAAGGCAGTCGCAAAACTGCGTGATGTCCTTCGCGAAGCTTACATATGAGACCTTCTCTTTCTTGAAGGTGGAAAGCACGCCGTATGTCGCGGACGCCAGGGCTTTTGACAGGTTCTCTTTATCCGCGAGCGTTATAGCTCCCGTCGGGCATGCTTCCATGCATACTGGACATCTCATACACTTTGGCGATACGTTGACCGCTTTTTCCCCCAGTATCTCCGGAAGTCCCAGTTCGCATACCTCTCTACACAGCCCGCATCCTGTGCACAGCGACTCGTCGATCTCCAGGCCGACTGTCCTGTGCTGCCTTAATTTTCCGGCACTGGTGCAGCAGCCCATGGCTATGTTCTTTATTGCCCCTCCGAAGCCGGTAAGGGCATGGCCTTTATCGTGGGAAACGACTATCATCGCGTCAGCCTCTACGATCGCGCCGGCGACCTCTATCTCATCGAGGATACCTTTTGTCTTTACCTTGCGCTCATTCTCGCTCCTTAGACCGTCAGCCACTATGAAAGGGGCAAAATTG
The DNA window shown above is from Methanooceanicella nereidis and carries:
- a CDS encoding DUF1743 domain-containing protein; this translates as MILNPEQVKEKFGTLFSQKLLTMVDTARNTAEIMETCAVRGTIEWDAVNRCRAGGLIQWCTVEGTTMTMRARIGESRANFGPTDAEYGGQALEAVIVDGDTIRTRWAGIGGAGLGIAACLTQAPGVLYSSYPTEDDLKIGGARANRVEIVTPRYEKVTIGIDDTDNKEGGATWVLALKASKIASSIDGVHSLNLRLIQLCPKSPNKTTNCVSSAVTFAVRPDTVDTLIKSITETVRKETKSTKTGIAIYRGIGIPASLNECGWEIKKRLVSLEEVNVWAAENGIEFIELFEKHEGRIGALAAIALSEEGSNAAALYNDKALNLIRK
- the mtxX gene encoding methanogenesis marker protein Mmp4/MtxX, with the translated sequence MLWDTIVKSAQANKARIAVGVGEQYMDKTIQGAEQAAEKGYASVILVGPKRMDTILPTVVSENPEAELIKLARDGKVDGVVRGSLGANTTLKCLKEIMGIKRVLRVSLLKTPSGRFFFFAPVGVDEGWTVEDKVELGELGAGLMRRFGVEPNIGVLSGGRLGDRGRSERVDRTLDDAEAVARILTEKGIKAKHAEILIEDAVNEYNYIIAPDGISGNLIFRALCLVGGGEGYGAPLVGADIVYVDTSRAGTGYENAICLASALVLH
- a CDS encoding DUF362 domain-containing protein; the encoded protein is MTVHFVPWDTSKDLLKSTGKLYDSAGTFDCVEKGDLVAIKLHVGELGNPYYVQPFFVHQIVQKVKEAGGKPFLTDTNTYYLVKRHNAWDHHETAVINGFNFAPFIVADGLRSENERKVKTKGILDEIEVAGAIVEADAMIVVSHDKGHALTGFGGAIKNIAMGCCTSAGKLRQHRTVGLEIDESLCTGCGLCREVCELGLPEILGEKAVNVSPKCMRCPVCMEACPTGAITLADKENLSKALASATYGVLSTFKKEKVSYVSFAKDITQFCDCLPGPGRKVMGDIGVFASDSAVSADAAFLKMADYHVFNEAYEVDCMTQVKELKDLGFDGELDPEIKMIA